The Rhodamnia argentea isolate NSW1041297 chromosome 7, ASM2092103v1, whole genome shotgun sequence genome contains the following window.
tgtgctaatttagtttcaaaccttttgcatttgaactaattgagtccatccagtcaattttggctggaaatcactAATGTGAATGACATTCGTCCTAAATGGCGTGACTAGTgttgacattgacatttttttaacaaattttttaaattgattttttaattatttttttgaaattgattatttaattattttttcctattctttctttcgttttttctttaatttttgccGGTGACCCTTATCGGTCACTAGGTGAGGGCTTGCCCGCCCTCGCCGGCTACTAATGAGGGCCCACAAGCTCTCGCCAAATTTGATCGAGGGCCACCTCCTTCTTGACCTCGTCGGCAGCCGACGAGGCTGCGATGGCCCTCGTCAAATCTGGGCAacaaggaaaggaaagggagtATTTCTAGTTTTTCCACTAGGAAAGGAAGTAAACCTAGTTTCTCGATAGGACGAAAATGGCAGATGCTAGTCGGTTGAAAGAGGGAGGAATAAATAGATTGTCAGTTGAGTCCCACAAACCTCGACAGTTAACAAAAAAGCTTAGGCCATCCTTTAGAGCATGTCTACGTCCGCACATATGTAACAATGCCCTTGATCAGCGGACGATCCTAAAACCATCCCACTTCTCTCCATCCACCCCATGCCCTCGTTTTGGAattgagggagaagaagaaaccaaaaactccaaaaaaaaaaaaaaatttcttctcctccttctccaccCAGGAATTCTATGGACTATGCCCACAAAAGGGTGTATCCCGTGGACGCCAACCCCTCGACCGGCATGGAACCCCCACCTCCCTACCCGCCGAAATACATGATGCTCCAGGAGCAGGGTAGCATCCGCCCGCCCCCTTACCGCCGTAACATCCCCCGGTACCACTCGAGCCACCACAAGTCCGGCGGCAGGAGTTGTTGCCTGAGGTGCATTTGCTGCTGCTATTgctccctcttcctcctcgtctTCGTCCTCGCCACCTTCGCCTTCTACTTCTATGCCGTGTACCAGCCGCAGATCCCGTCCTACACCGTCGAAAACTTTGCGACCAATGCGTTCGACATGCAGCCGGACTTCAGCCTCTATACCGAGTTCGTGGTGACCGTGAAGGCCAACAATCCTAACGAGAACATAGGGTTCAACTACGGCAAGGACAGCTCGGTCGTGGTCGCTTATCAGGATTCGTCATTGTGTAATGGCCAGCTCCCGGCTTTCCACCAAGGCCACAAGAACATAACCATGATAAAAGTCATgttgaaaggaaagagcgagttTGGGTCAGGGCTCCAGGAAGCCTTGATGGAGAACCGGCACACCGCTAAGATTCCATTGAATGTGATTGTTAAGGTACCGGTTGGCATTGTTATCGGGACCTTCCCACTGAAGCAGTTCACGGTTCGCGTCATCTGCGATTTGGTTGTGGATAACTTGTCGCCAAACAAGAAGACGCAAATCGTATCGAACACCTGCGTCCCCAATATCGACCTATGAGATTGACTTGGGCAAAATCTAGGGACGAGAATGGACAACAGGAGCATCTAACACCTTTGCATCTTTCCGAGAAATTGAATGATCGGAGGCTTTCGCTGAGCTTCTTGTACTGTAATTGTTCAATTGTTTATCAAGGAAGTAAACATATATGCTACAGAGGCGTAAAGCCGCAGGTGTAGATTGTATAGTATTGGCTTTTGTTGGACTTGGAACCCAATTTGTTCTCTCATTTCTGTCCTGGAATGCTGAcccaaaatgcaattttttcaaGCCTCTAAAGGTGAAATAGAAGAACCGAAGGACCGGAAGATCCAGTGGAAAGAGTCGAGAATACCAAGTCAGAGCTACATTGTGTTCTTGTTTTTCATGAATATGGATACTCTATTTACCTGTTGGAAGGAAGATCCTCAGTAAcaattagaagaagaaataatctAAAACATTGAAAACATCTCACTCTGTGATGGGAGATGATACTGAAGGATGAATAAGAAGACCACTATTTCTGCAGCAACATTCGTCCTGATAGAGATTCCTCCATGTATTGCtctccaaaaacaaaaaaagtatttCAAAGTGAATTCCCTTATCTCCGTTCGCAATTAAGGTATAGCAATGACACAAACGATCCCGGAAGGCATTATTGGATGCACTACGAGAATAAGTTCGTACATTTGAAATCTGGAATCCCCACCAAAGCCGTCTTCTGCTTCAAATAAGCCATGGCTGTGGCCTGTGGGCATATGCTGCCTCCATATGTAGCTCCATTGCCACGGTGCCACTAGTGAAAGACAGGCTCAGAACATTAGAGCTTGCGGCTATGGACCACAAGGTCAGGGATATGAATCCTTCCTCGCCCACAGCCAGCCCAATCTTTTCTGTGGAATCTTTGCCTAATCTTGAAACACACAGAGCGCCTACGTTATTTCTTGCAACTTTGAATCAAAAGCTAATAACTATTCTGTCAATTAAGCAATATCTTATGAGTGACAGAATACTTGATGCAGAGTCAACCCGGGACAGGTACCCTCCAGAACCCAGGATACGTATCGCCAAGTATTAGGTCAATTCCAGTTTTATGCTGAAATGTCACTGGTaacaatttgaaaagaaaagaaacgaacaCATAAATGTAACCAagcaataaaaggaagaaaatataaGTAGTTGAAAGggttgaagattctcggtgaggCAGAAGCGACAAACTCACGGGGCTTCCATAATGTGGACTAGTTAAGCAAGACATTGTTTGATACACTTGCATAAGCAGCAGTTTGAAAAGGGAGCCCAACCAGTAAATTTCAGCTCAGATACACAAAAGGGCGCAGAAATTTTGTCATTCCTTTGCAGGGCTTCTTGAGTCAAAAACTCTTCTTACTAGAAAGTCCATATATGCAACATAATAAGGGAATAATCATGAATACAAACTTTTAAAACTAGTTCACACAGTGCTCCAAGCAGTTGTATCCTGCAGGTACCATGTGAAACTTGTAAAGTCCTCTCGAACAGCTTAAAACTTTGCGAAGCCCTAAGTCATCATAATATCCTTATCAAGCATCTTTCATTCTTCAAGCAGAAACTTTGCAGTTCTATGAACTAGGCATGTCTACGCAGCAATAGCATTGCTGGTGCTAACAGAAGGCATAAAAGATATTCTAGTTCCAATTGATGAGTCAGTGAAAGACGTCTTTGTGCTATGTATCGTTCTCTCCAGGTGCTCAAAAAAGTTTTTGGCATGGGTTATCGGTCCTTCTAGGCTAATGATTTGAAGACACTTTGAGGTATGGTAGAACAAATATCAAGTGGGTATATCATACacacaaatttaaaaatgtcaggTAAATCAGAGTTTCTAAAGGTAagagaaattttcttttattttctttcctatcACAAATTATTTCTTGGCCTGTTTGATAGATCTGTAAGTTCCTGTTCAATGTGAATGCTTAGCTCTATAGAACAGAATCCACAATCCTTTTATCCCTTCATTTACCTGATCAGGTATGGAAGTAGGTATTAGGTAATTGGAAGCAAGACCTCCAGCAAAAAGTAAAGTTCTTCATTCCCTCCTCCATCCACCAGTTGCCAGTCATCTGTGTAGAAACTTGCAGCTCACAagaaaattgagaattgaggCTGTTGTTTTTCTGACAAGGACACGTGATTGATCAAACAACTAATGTTTGGTTGGGCACATGACCAAATCCACATGAAATTTTATGGCTCCATGTGCCAATGCCAAAGGGTTCGCTACAGACCCATCTTGTTGGTCTTCCAAGCTCGAGCAATAACAATTCAATTCCACGGTATCCTACAAGAGAACTCCTCTACCAAATCCATTTCTCATCACGGTCACTGCCAGTTTACCGCATCTATCAATGCTAAACTAATCACTTCTGCATAGATGCACCAATGGAATTTCATGTACAGTTTCTTAAGACACAAAAGTGATGGCTTAACCATGGCCCTAATGATCATCCGATCTCTTTTCTTGACTAGGAAAGAAACAATATGGGCTAAAATCAACCAGTGAACTGACTTCTCcacaagaaaggaagaagaaaagaaagaaaaaagagggttTGGTTGGACACCTAACCAAGTCCATATGTCTGGGAAATAGCACCATTTACCTTAACTACCAAAAATGTGAAAGCTAATGCCATGAACCCACTTAACCAATTCACGAAGCCAGAGGACCAAGAGAAGTTCAAACACATGATAAGATGCATcccacaaaaatccaaaatctaaTGCGCTCCTCGCAAGCATTACAACAAGCACCTGAAATCCTATGTGTTCATCACCATTTGTAGCTCACGTCCAAAACAATTATAATCGTAGCATGCAAAGTTGGGTTATTTTCTGTAATGATTAAGCCATCCTGGTTTTTATTAATCAAGAAAGAAACCATATTCTAATGACCTGACCCCCTTGGGAGCGTCTCCAGTCGCAATCAGGAGCAGCTCAAGCTCACCCTCCATGCGCAAGCAGCGACCCCACTTCAGTATCCCGCCGCACATTCCATGCCGTGCCATAAAAGTTTGGTCACCAGCCCAGACACATCATTCGagtgcgtgagagagagagagagagagggggatggGGTTAGATGACCAGAACTTTGACTGCGCTAACGAGGACGCAGCCTTTGGTCTGGGGGCATAAAAGAATTCATTCACATGGGGATGTGGTGTCAGAGCGTGTAGGCTAAGGATCGCCAGGAAAGTCTCGTGCTTGTTtaaattcatcatcatcatcgtcatcatcaatcTCTGATGATGCTTTCTCGTTTTCAGCAAAATGGACAGAAGCTTTCCCAACAGTtggttttcttcatccaaacccaCTTTAACACTAAGCCAAAGAACGGCACAGAGTTCTAATCCTGCCCCACTTGACTTCTGGTTAACCAATCCACATCTTGCTGGAAACAGATAGCAGATCGAACCAGAGCTAAATCACGAGTAGCAGATTTGACCGAATATATAGGGAAACTATAGAAGCTTGCCCGCCACTGTGTAGTTAGTAATTTTCTGCGGCTGCACGAAAATATTAATTTAAC
Protein-coding sequences here:
- the LOC115728632 gene encoding NDR1/HIN1-like protein 6; the encoded protein is MDYAHKRVYPVDANPSTGMEPPPPYPPKYMMLQEQGSIRPPPYRRNIPRYHSSHHKSGGRSCCLRCICCCYCSLFLLVFVLATFAFYFYAVYQPQIPSYTVENFATNAFDMQPDFSLYTEFVVTVKANNPNENIGFNYGKDSSVVVAYQDSSLCNGQLPAFHQGHKNITMIKVMLKGKSEFGSGLQEALMENRHTAKIPLNVIVKVPVGIVIGTFPLKQFTVRVICDLVVDNLSPNKKTQIVSNTCVPNIDL